The Vibrio gazogenes DNA segment GATCGTATCATTCCAATACGCAGACTGCTTGGCCTTCTTCACAAATTGGCCTAAAGCATAGTCGGCATACTTCACTGCATTTTCTACCGTATTCTTCGGCTGGTTATACAGTTCAAACGGGCGATCCGGAAACTCATACGGCGTGTGATTGGATGAGGAGAACACCAAACTGAAGAAAGGTTTATGCTGTGCATCCAACTGGGTAAATTGCTCATCCGCTTTTTTGTACAAGTCACTATCGGAAGCTCCCCATGATCCCACATATTCAGGGGACTTAAAGGTTGGAAAATCCTGCATGTCCACAAAGCCATTGCCGAGGAAAAAGCTCTTCATATTGTCAAAATGGCTCTCTCCACCGTAAATAAACTGCGTATGATAGCCCTGCTTTTTCAAGAGATCGGCAATCGTGAAAAAGTTCGTCTGACTCTTGCCCAGTTTCACAACCGCACGCGCCGGTGTCGGTGTAAACCCGGTCGTTACAGCTTCGATCCCACGGACAGAGCGGGTTCCTGTGGCATACATCCGGGTAAAGGCCCAACCTTCATCGATTAAGTGATCGATATTCGGTGAAGCATCAATGCCCCCGAGGCGACTGACGAACTGAGCCCCGTGGCTCTCCAAGAGTAAAATGACAATATTCTTCGGTTTACCCTGATACTGTGCCTGATGGCGAGCCAATGTCGGTTTATCACCCGGCACAAAATCTTGCGGCTGAACATTCATCGAGGCTTTCACCTCTTTGATAATTTTGTCTTTGGCCATTTTCGGATAAAACTGAAATGCACTGGCTTCAGAGCCCATCTGTTTAGCAGCAAAAATCACCGAGTAAGAAGAGTTTAATGCAAAATCATTCATCAATGGATCACTGGAAAAAGCCACCATCGCCGGATTCATCGGACGATGCTCAAAGCTCGAACGAGCCCCCATCACACCCAAAGCAACCACAACAACGGCAATCACCGGACGCCAGTACCAGCGCGGGAAAGAAAG contains these protein-coding regions:
- a CDS encoding LTA synthase family protein, which codes for MYKVKAFLGPLYPIVSAAVVFILLFTISRLGLSLWQVERVNDAQGWGNIFLGGLRVDVSSICYLLILPALLSALFSGDHLIGRCWHVILRIWLTAGLWLVVYMEVATVPFIQEYDLRPNRLFIEYLIYPKEVFGMLWSGYKLELLIALIISVATIFIGWRWSKTLVTGLSFPRWYWRPVIAVVVVALGVMGARSSFEHRPMNPAMVAFSSDPLMNDFALNSSYSVIFAAKQMGSEASAFQFYPKMAKDKIIKEVKASMNVQPQDFVPGDKPTLARHQAQYQGKPKNIVILLLESHGAQFVSRLGGIDASPNIDHLIDEGWAFTRMYATGTRSVRGIEAVTTGFTPTPARAVVKLGKSQTNFFTIADLLKKQGYHTQFIYGGESHFDNMKSFFLGNGFVDMQDFPTFKSPEYVGSWGASDSDLYKKADEQFTQLDAQHKPFFSLVFSSSNHTPYEFPDRPFELYNQPKNTVENAVKYADYALGQFVKKAKQSAYWNDTIFVAVADHDARTSGNLPVPIGHFKIPAIIFGGGIEHRLDDRLVSQIDLPPTLLSLAGISSINPMVGNDMTKTVPVDKQRALMQRDKNFGWMTADNQVVVIRPEQGITTYQYDPQKDTLTDHPVAEPVVERAHAYAMWGSLAFRDNYYQAQENYH